TTCTACTTATCTAATGAAGCAACTTCGAATTTCCTAAATTGCAGAACTTTTCATCTATAATAATTAGATAAATGAGgtgttataattttatgaGTAGccatattcatatatatatatatatatatatatatattgacagTTGCCAAtcaataattagttaaattattCCAATATTCATCGTTTCTTCAATTATacttgactttgaaaagtcaaatttgCCTTTAGAACTTTGAGATTTGTGAAAAGAATGTCCTTGAAGAGgctttttttgttaatatatatgaaaactGGTACagtaaaaacaaaaggtaTATGTGACAATATCTATAACCATTCATGTAAATTGATGGACAACCGATGTGTATAGTTTTTtacataaacaattttaaagatatCAACATTAAACTTATTCTATAGAATTGTAAATCATATcatcttctaattttttttcatccggagaaaggaaaaaaagagaaaatgctCTTCAAGGAtagtttttaaacaaatttcgATTGGCACGAGTGAATATGGAACTTTTGTAAGTCTAGAAGTATAAAAGAAACCTATCCCAAAGTTCAGAGGtgtttttgtataatttaacctaaattttagtttagaaaCATACCTTCAAGTGGAATAAAGTATCTccaactatttttcaaaaataataaattatgcgatagaaaaagaaaaagaaaacaagttaaaCATTTACATAGTTGGGAACATAAAGATAGAACAAACAGCACAGAACCATGAGTAGTCATTGTCAACGTggttaataaaagtaaaaccaTAAAGAtgtgaagaataataattggAAGGAAAAGGGGACAGAGCAAGTGAGAAAAATGATTTGGTCTAAGTTAATGCACCTGGATTCATGATGTTGGTACATGTTTGATGTTTGGGTCTGCTTGGCCtttcacctttttctttaaacatctCTTCTTCCCTTCATCACCAGACGCTCATCATTGCTGCTTCTTCTCTTTTAATGTTTGAGTGTTCAAGCTCTTCCAAAACTACAGATACAGTCGTTATTGAAGTTACTCCAACTCATTTTATACTTAACCATCAAATTTGAAACTGTTTCAgagtttatgaaaattaaacttataaacacttctttcatcttaaattttctgtcttgttttctactttttaacAATATTCATAAAAAACCAAGTTcttcaaactaaaaacaaagaaagtaaaagatagaaatagtgtttataagtttctttttataaccAGGAGTGTCAAGGCCAACTTAACTCAACTAATCTCACGAAACAACCTGTCTAACCCAACAACATTTGATACTCAAAGAAACTCGTAGAAAATTAAATCCAACCTAGCAATTGTGTCATTCGAGAGGGTTGTGGACCATccaaaggaaagaaagattTTCTTCCAAAACCTCACGGCAAAGTGACAGtgtaaaaaaagattttagatGAGTCGGCCAGCTTTGCAGATGACACAACAATGGGAGAGGTGGCCTTATAGGGAAGCCAGGCTTGAAGTTTGTCTGAAGTGTTTATAGCAGCGTGACTATGACTAAtttttcaaaggaaaaatttGATCTTTCTTGGGTAAAAATCATTCCATATGGCACCATGGAAGGGATGTTCGGGGGAGTTCACATCAGAACCCAAATCATAGGCAAGGGATTTTGTGATGATGTAGCCTTTGTTGTCCAGCTTCCCAAATTCATTTATCTTTCAATGCCAAGAGGTGTATGCTATGAAGGATGTTCATGAGGTCAAGCCACTCGTTAATCTCTTCAtccttcaaatttcttctaaatttgAGAGACCACCCATGTCTACGGTCTCGAATGCCATGGAAGCCCCCTTTTGTGTGGACAGATTGTAAAATCTGGAATAGAAAACCTTGAGGGTGGAGGGTTTAATCCTTCTCTCACTCCATAAGGAGGTGTTTTTGCCTGTGCCCACGTTAATTTTGACTCATCTTTGATGAGGGTCATGAATTTCAAGggtttaaagtttatttttaaaaaccaaaaaccaaaaatagttttcaaatgaGACTCAAATTGGTCTGAATCCAATAATTGATCCACTAATTATACCTGAAAGAgcaattagaagaagaaaggcaAAGAAGATTCAAGAGACTTTCACACTACGCCTTCAAAAGCTAGCAAATTCACAAAAAAGAGACAAATAGCTTTGAATCCAAATTTACAGTCCATGAGTCAGAAGAGAagtgaagaattgaagaatcATGCATCAACCATGGAATAAAGACTTCGATTAATTTTTAAGagtcattaatatttttttgtcaaaaaaatgttgatgaaTTAGTAGAAGAATTTATGTCGTATTTTGGAATATTTCTTTTGAGTAGTGGGTCCTTTTAAAGGTGCTTTTGAGCAGTGGGAagacaatatttattttgagatgTGGGAAAATGCATTATttgcattttgttttctttcattttgtgtAGTCTATATAAAGACTCAATCCTTTCATTTGCAAACATCATGAATGATATTAAAAATCTTGTGTTTTATTCAACACCTTGACGTTATCTTATACAAGTCTTGTTTTAGATTTGATGTTAAATCAAGTCAAAGGACTAATCTTTGATCAAGCTAATTAAGGagtaatttatttcataatctaTGAGTGATCATCATAGATTCTAAGTTTGATCTAAGACTTATTCACCTTTGAAATCATTCGTTAAGTTTCCCTTAGAAGGACTTGTAGCTTTGCATTAATCAAGCCCTGTGGGAGCTTATAATTTGGTATCAAAGCATTTGGTCCTCATCGCCTTGGCCAGCTCTAAGCGTGAAatatctttactttatttcatttttttaaattgttcttcttctcaattattttcatGTATTACAAGACATACTACAACTTGTCTTCAACTTGTCTTGaaatattcttcaaatttgcttattttatcattaaaaaaaatcgttaGCAAAAAGataaacacacacacaaaaaaaaaagttgtcaatCCAAGAAACATTTTGTTAGAATTCTtatcatttgatattttttagttgtGGATCATAAAGATGGAGTTAGAAGAGCTTCTTTGAATACTTGTCTTAGTTTGTGAGAGTTGTtagtttgaattgattttcatTGAACTTTTAGTTAGATTGCACCAAAAACTTATATTAACCCTTACATCTTGACCTAGTACCAAAGCTACCCTTTAGCAATAAATATGAGTGTCCCAAGTGAAATAGGTAAGAAGTGTGGCGACGTCTGCTTGAAAATATCATAGGGTGAAAGAGTACCACAAGTACATGACCCATTATGGCTATTCTTCAAATCATCAAGGCATGATGGAAATGATGAATGATACTAAAAACCATATATTTTGTTCAACACATCGGTGTTATCTTATTCAAGTCTCATTTTAGATTTGATGGTTAAATCAATTCATTGGGAGTAGTCTTTGATCAAACTAATTCTTCTGGAGTGAGTTGTCCTAAGATCTACGAGTGACCATCATAGATTTTAGGTTCGATCCAAGagttatttacttttttaagtGAGCTCTTGGTTGGAATCATTCGAGAAGCTAGCCTTAACAATGGGAGTTTTGCAAGGATCCTAAAAGAACCTCTAAGTTTGCATTAATCAAGCATTGTGGGTGCTTATCATAAATTATAACCAAATTGGTCATAATAATAggcttattttgtttttagaatttgacaaagAATTCAAATCATTCTCTGGGAGATGCGTAACCTAATGGGATAAGAAACaacataaattccaaaaacaaaaatttaaagatcaaatcgttatcaaaaataaaagctaATGCAATCTGTATACCAAGGGCAAGTTAAAGATCACCATTGACAACACTTCTTGCtacataaatagtttgtaaaGTGCTTGAAACCTCTTATTTGAACAATTAGAATTTCCGATAAATTAGAGAAGTACCCTTAATTATTAGTATTCTCAATGTTCGgcaaatctaattttaaaatacttcaCTATCTTATAGAAAGGAATTTAAGATACTCTTAGATTCATCTAATGTGAAAGAAGATACTATGTTATTAGAGCATAAAGATCTTTTTTATCGTGAAATGAATATAGCATGCAACGCAAAACTATGTTACCTTGCGATTGTGAAGATGTATTCAGTCAAATCGTTGATGTTGAGTCAAGTTTGGCACGCCGCTCTTCGTAAGAAGCTGGGATAAGTAAAACTACTTGTAAGATTTATAAGGTAACAACAGATACCAATACATACGTTAACGCATTGCAATAAGAACGGTGGGAAAGGtatgattatgaaaataggaaaaatacAAGGATTTAAcggatgaaataaaaaaaaatggtcaacaTCACTttttgaaagagaaacaaGCCTCTACATTGATCTAACGAgtgagactaatgctcaaattaCAAGAGAATGAGTCGAAATTCAACaagataaaagataataaaaaggaTCAAACTCAAAAACATCCAAACCAATAgaacaaaacaataacaaagagagaaaagagtaAACCAAAATCAACTCCCCAAAAGCTATACATAACATCTCAAATTAGCAAACTAAAGCCAAAGCAACCGAAAACTTTGTGTAACAATCCGAGAAACTTTAAGTCTTCCAAGAAGGGTATGACAAGGCAATGAATAAATGTCCAAAGGCAGCAGATATCTTGTAAAATCTTTATCAATTTCAATCGGAACAATTCGGCTTCAAATTCTTGGAACAAGAGCACTCGGATTAGAAATAGGAATAAAAACTGTGCAGTGCCTCTTTAGATGAAAAATCAATCGAAGTAGCCCCACCTTGGTAACCGTTTAGTTTTTCAACTTTAGTCTCAAATTTCTCTAtagttatctattttttaccTATGATTTTAAGAATCAACCCAAGTttagaaaactattttaaacttgCTTTTGTCATTGAAATTTGGCTCCGAAATCAACTCTTTTACTTAACAAATATGCAAAATCATTGTACGAAACTAAGAGgaaatatacttaattttcaaaacccaAATGGTTAACTAATAGGACAGTAACTAACATTTGAAGTTTTCAATTAGTATCTTCCTTCAAGCTGGCTAGACTTGCAGTCCCATAAATCATTAGCAAAGACTACTATGGTGTCaatatttcatcaattttcCGCTACAGATGCATAGTTCAATTGGAAAGATCAGCCACAAGATCAAAGGAATTCCAAACACAAGCTAATTTTCTAGAAGATTGCTATGTAAATCTATGAATAATATGTTCCAAAAATTCTAAATCTATCGAAGTAGCCAAGCCACCTTTAGAGTCCTCCTCATTTTCCAAAAACATTAAAGCAACCCTATATTAGGCCCCTGATTACTCTTCAATACAGAAGAAGAGATAAGTCACAAGGAAGATGTACCTTCAGTGAGTGATTTAGAGTCACGGGACCATTTGAAGTATGCCTTGAGTTGCGTTTCCAAGATCATGTGAGATTGTGACCAGAGTGTTTGGAAAAGGGGGCTATATATTTGTAAGGAACTAAGGAGAGGATTTTCATACATTTTGTATCTTTCAGTGAGCTGGAGAGCTTATTAACCCTCTTGAATAGCGGAGAAGTGTTTGTATTGCCTCAGAGCAATTCTTTCCATCTCATATCAATAGATTGTAAGGGAAATACCTTACACCCTGCTGTTGCATCCAGCTGTAACTGAATGGCGTAGGGAGATATTATTCACCTCTAACAGGCAAAGGGATGCAAGCAAAATAACAGGAGGTATAAACCACCCTGAGCCCATTTTTGCTCATCTCAAGACATCTACAATACTTGAGGAGTTCACAGAAACCCATATAAATTTGGCCGATTGATAAATTAACTGTTATTTTGGGAAACCAAAAGCTCCATATTAACTAAAAGCATTATGTAAATCATTGTTTATGGACCAACATGctcataattatttattttgaatgaaatttgtgttttataaATCGTGGTTTTCAGAATCAATGAAAATTGGAcacaaattccaaaatttcagGGCAAAGAAAAGCATAGAGTTTGCTTTCCTATAAAATGTGGATATGctaaacaaaattgttaactGGTATGTAAACAAGAGTTATTGGATTTTGGTTTAACTcaagtgtttttctttttatcaacGATACATATAACATTACCCAATAAATAATCCCAATAGAAACAGTATTTTTGTGAAGAACTTACGCTCAGTTGGCCTTGACAACAAGGCAACATGggaatttttcttctttaacttTCTGTTGTCTGAAGAGCTCCCATCTGGAGGGGAGATAGAAGTGGCCACATTAGTATCGAGAATTCATCGAAAAGGAAATACAAATGAGTAATGGGGaaagattaaaattcaaaccatTTGGCAAACAGCTTAGAAGAGCTTCTTTGAATATTGCAGCTTGGAGCTTGTATGTTCGTATTTCATTCGACAAATGCAACTGAAGTGCTTCTCCAGCATCTAGAAGCAATGCAGGCAGggaaatcatttaaatattgaagaatAGTATAAAGATAACTGAGGTGAAAAAGACAATATACCCGGGATAGGTCACACAAACTATAATCAATTGCCATAAGTACCTGACGAACACCAAAATTTGACACCTTCAAATTCACAAGAATGAAGAACCAGAGAATTTTCTGAAGCCATAACATATTGAGGCTTCCTTGGCGTTCTTAATGGATCCAGTAGAATGTCTATAACCTACAAAATTGAACAATTCTCTTCATCTATTAGATTAAGATGCATCTATACTCCAGTAACATAACAAATTCAGACCATAGGCCAAGTAAAATTGGGAAACCGTAATATAGTGGCTTTCAATGTTGCCATCTTGAAATCAGTGCAAATTGTGTGATCAATGTATTGCGCAGAAACAATGGCTAGGTAGTTTCCTTGTCAATGGCAGATAcatctttataaaattaaatatggcTATCAATTCCAAAAACCACTAGCTcctaattaaaatcaaatttaccATTACTCGTTTATCCTCTATGGCTGTTCCAGATAGATATAATAAACTGAAGTGAGAGTATTTAGGCCTATGAAGTATAAGATGGCATATTTTCATGAACAAAAGCATGCAGTTTAACATATTAAAAGCAACTTATTTaagcaaatataataaagcaAAAAGATGTAAAGACGTATGGCACACACATCAGGATCTTCAAGATCTTGCCCAACCATGAATACAACAGCAACCATGCAGCGAACCTGATGCCAGAGGAAAGCACTGCCTTCAATGTTGAAAGCCCATAATGGATTGCCTTCCGTCCTGGCAAAGTACCAAAAAGATTCAgtcaacaacaaacaaaaatatttcacAGATGTgcatgagagagagagagagagagagagagagattaatttttttttttaaaagaggatAAACCGAGTCTAGAAGACATCTTAGTTCGGGACAAGATGTTGTAGAATGAAGTTGCAAAAGATACATTTGAAAGAATTCTATCATAAAACACACTCTGTTCTCCTATAAGGGTAGAAAAgtatttcatattcttttaatttgtccGGTCATCTCGTACATTTTAGGAAATGTAACACAGCAAATCAATAACTGCAGGATGCTTAACATGATCATCCTTCTAAAGTTTGAAGCATCTTGCATAATATGAACTCAGTCCACCCCAGCAAATGATACAAACCACAGAGACGGTCCATTTCAACAGTACTATGGACAACTCAAAATGAATATGACCAAAGAAGCACTACTATTGTAGTCAGTAAACTAGTGTCAGCGTGGCAACACCTAGGAGAGAACATAGCTAGTAGACTTGAGAGACCAAAAATGGGGAGAATAAAGTAACATAAGCTTAACAATAGCTAGAGGAAAGCTACTTTGGATGGCCTGAAGCAAATATGCAAAGCAGATTTGCGAataaaaatatgcaaatgCAAGGCAGGTATCAATTAAGCACGGTACAGAAAGTCCAACTGCAAAGAAGATGAGAAGATCTGATACAAACACCAACCTCACATCACAAGGAGAAATGTCAAACGACATGATGCGTCGCCTATAATTGTGAACATTTGCTGCATCCATTTTGCAGAAGTTTCTGAAGTCATGTTCTCCTACAAACTTCTTACCAGCCCTCTCCATAGCCTGGTGAAAATGCAGATCCAAATTATTTCTGAAACAGCATTACAAGCTTAATACAATATAATTTGCATACCGAGATATTCAAATTTGCTCCccagaaaaaatatttatactttcttCTCAAACAACTAAACCTGTGCTGCATATAGAGGCAACAAAAAATCCAGAATAAACATTAACATTGTTCCACATGAGCATAAATGTTGATTAGATTATCTGTGTGTATCAGGAGCACCATGAAGTACTGATGATTGACTTATCAAGTATAACACTCAAATTTCGGATTAGAACATTCTTGAGTTGTTTGAGCAAATTTACAGTGTGGCCTTtccaaaactaattttaagatAATTATGAAACCATAATCCCCCAATGACTGAGTCCCTTGCAAAAATATTAGTCTTTAGCAAAAAGGCAATACCTATGTGTAAACTCAAATTTCAGAAAGTAACCAAAACAAGGTTCTTGGTTTCAAAACCAATGCCCCaaagtaatataaaatggcATCCGCAGATCATGATGCAATACATTGTCAAAGTTAACCATGTATAAACAACTTGAGCAGCATGTAGCACCGGGtgaatcaaacaaagaaaaaaagaacacacGAGTAAAGCTGCTTATATGAGGAAGAGGGTGCGAGGAGATACTACTGGTTGCCGCAACTCTAAGAGAGGTGTACCAAAATTTAGATTGTCAAAGCATAGCACTCAGCTATGTTTAGAATTTCATGTAGGCACATCAACTCAGCAGTCAAAGCCAGttagattgattttttaatctCCAGGATGCCGGTTACATAATCCTAACTTTACATTAAAAAGCTACACATCACATCTCTCACAGAAACAGGCCAAAGGGAAACCACAAGAGCAAGACAAACCTTGCACTGAAGCCAACAGGAACAGAACACCAGCCTAAAACCCGAATGTCATTAGGAAGGACTTTATTAATTACTCTCACGTAATCAATTTCTCCATCTGagagtaaataataaatgaaaatgaaattaggaTAACTAAGATGGAAAAGGGATGCACTTTGTCGCTCCtgttcaaaaaaaataaaagatgtaAAAAGTATGCAACATTCTaatcaaaacttaaaagatcCTACCCctatagaatatgaaattcaGAAAAAGTAGGCACGAGAAATTATAGATGACATCTTTTTAAAAggtcaaaattttcaattatatttttttggaatCACCTATAGGTGCTTAtatcattgaaaataaatgtttcttaactaagaaaaataatgtttgcAGTTCCATAGATAAAGTTTTACTACCATCTACTTTCCCGATGCAGGAAAGACTTCTGTTATATTTGATGTTTCAAACAAGAATGCCATCGTTACcaaaattattgttctttAAGAACTCTTccattgatattatatttctgACAAAAATCAGACAATGAAGTCACCGTCATCTAAAATACTAAGATGCAAACGTGTATAAAACagagaacaaaaatgaattttgctCTTAATTGCTGCTTGCACATAAACTAATTTGTTACAATAAGATAACTTTAAAAGTTATTCTTGGCGACACAAAGATATATTAGGTGATGTGAACGTTAGCGCTTCTTAAAAAAGAGACAATAATCAAATGAAGCTAATtagataacaataatttaaatgacgGTTctaatttttggaaaaaaaaggtaaactAAAACGGTTCTTTCATTTGCAGTATTAAAGTACTCAAAATACATCAAtgtaaacataaaacaaaaaatctggCGCACTCATGTCATCATTCAGCTCAATAGAATAATTCAACATTCAAGGTATTGACAACAGAGAACAAATTTGGCAATATCAAGTTAGCTAACCATGCTGCTCTTCCCCATTATGACAACTATTTTCACCATTAGGGGGATCCTTAAGGTTTGACCGTAAATAGAGAGCAATTACCTGCAGGAATAATAGTGTGAATGctaaaaatagagaaattaaataaaataatgattgaattttgaaaagtcaaCAAAGTTGCCCAATTAAAATTCTGGTTTTCTGACAACTAGGTGACTAATGACTTAAAGAACCAGAAaagattttgtaatataaatttaacttaattacCAAACTTGGTCACTGAAATTGTACCCATGACAATTATAACATTGGAACCATAGTAGAAAAAACCCAAATAACTAAAAGAATTATGTTATCGATTGTCATCTCTTTGGTTGtcatatt
This DNA window, taken from Cucumis sativus cultivar 9930 chromosome 6, Cucumber_9930_V3, whole genome shotgun sequence, encodes the following:
- the LOC101211896 gene encoding tRNA pseudouridine(38/39) synthase isoform X2 — protein: MDGAELFIDLTETTGATRKTVEANEFQPFDGNQIASLQSQLRLLQDRVKELEEKNSKLSSRLASCCCSERRMNFGDRSRSIEKSKESGTTKKKSVEKTTGYNTRILDHCSKRYIALKVMYFGQRFYGFASEAQMEPTVESEIFRALEKARLLVGGRKESCYSRCGRTDKGVSSVGQVIALYLRSNLKDPPNGENSCHNGEEQHDGEIDYVRVINKVLPNDIRVLGWCSVPVGFSARFSCLRRKYKYFFWGANLNISAMERAGKKFVGEHDFRNFCKMDAANVHNYRRRIMSFDISPCDVRTEGNPLWAFNIEGSAFLWHQVIDILLDPLRTPRKPQYVMASENSLVLHSCEFEGVKFWCSSDAGEALQLHLSNEIRTYKLQAAIFKEALLSCLPNDGSSSDNRKLKKKNSHVALLSRPTEPSYEERRAKLDSTSTI
- the LOC101211896 gene encoding tRNA pseudouridine(38/39) synthase isoform X3; its protein translation is MDGAELFIDLTETTGATRKTVEANEFQPFDGNQIASLQSQLRLLQDRVKELEEKNSKLSSRLASCCCSERRMNFGDRSRSIEKSKESGTTKKKSVEKTTGYNTRILDHCSKRYIALKVMYFGQRALEKARLLVGGRKESCYSRCGRTDKGVSSVGQVIALYLRSNLKDPPNGENSCHNGEEQHDGEIDYVRVINKVLPNDIRVLGWCSVPVGFSARFSCLRRKYKYFFWGANLNISAMERAGKKFVGEHDFRNFCKMDAANVHNYRRRIMSFDISPCDVRTEGNPLWAFNIEGSAFLWHQVRCMVAVVFMVGQDLEDPDVIDILLDPLRTPRKPQYVMASENSLVLHSCEFEGVKFWCSSDAGEALQLHLSNEIRTYKLQAAIFKEALLSCLPNDGSSSDNRKLKKKNSHVALLSRPTEPSYEERRAKLDSTSTI
- the LOC101211896 gene encoding tRNA pseudouridine(38/39) synthase isoform X4, with product MDGAELFIDLTETTGATRKTVEANEFQPFDGNQIASLQSQLRLLQDRVKELEEKNSKLSSRLASCCCSERRMNFGDRSRSIEKSKESGTTKKKSVEKTTGYNTRILDHCSKRYIALKVMYFGQRFYGFASEAQMEPTVEVIALYLRSNLKDPPNGENSCHNGEEQHDGEIDYVRVINKVLPNDIRVLGWCSVPVGFSARFSCLRRKYKYFFWGANLNISAMERAGKKFVGEHDFRNFCKMDAANVHNYRRRIMSFDISPCDVRTEGNPLWAFNIEGSAFLWHQVRCMVAVVFMVGQDLEDPDVIDILLDPLRTPRKPQYVMASENSLVLHSCEFEGVKFWCSSDAGEALQLHLSNEIRTYKLQAAIFKEALLSCLPNDGSSSDNRKLKKKNSHVALLSRPTEPSYEERRAKLDSTSTI
- the LOC101211896 gene encoding tRNA pseudouridine(38/39) synthase isoform X1, producing the protein MDGAELFIDLTETTGATRKTVEANEFQPFDGNQIASLQSQLRLLQDRVKELEEKNSKLSSRLASCCCSERRMNFGDRSRSIEKSKESGTTKKKSVEKTTGYNTRILDHCSKRYIALKVMYFGQRFYGFASEAQMEPTVESEIFRALEKARLLVGGRKESCYSRCGRTDKGVSSVGQVIALYLRSNLKDPPNGENSCHNGEEQHDGEIDYVRVINKVLPNDIRVLGWCSVPVGFSARFSCLRRKYKYFFWGANLNISAMERAGKKFVGEHDFRNFCKMDAANVHNYRRRIMSFDISPCDVRTEGNPLWAFNIEGSAFLWHQVRCMVAVVFMVGQDLEDPDVIDILLDPLRTPRKPQYVMASENSLVLHSCEFEGVKFWCSSDAGEALQLHLSNEIRTYKLQAAIFKEALLSCLPNDGSSSDNRKLKKKNSHVALLSRPTEPSYEERRAKLDSTSTI